The following coding sequences are from one Triticum dicoccoides isolate Atlit2015 ecotype Zavitan chromosome 4A, WEW_v2.0, whole genome shotgun sequence window:
- the LOC119283899 gene encoding uncharacterized protein LOC119283899, whose translation MEAQTSSPAAAAAPLPPDDLLREIFLRLPPEPIHLFRASFVCKHWRGLVHDARFLRRFHDFHGGTPPVLGFFNQKGPPFFVPTSGGFALSTATMSPDDWWALDCRHGRALIESCRTGMLLVWDLVTGDKQYLPLPAQDYAQYNGVVLCAAGHADHRDCHLCPFLVVFVFSDDRDFITSACVFSSVTGAWGEITSIVIPDALILPKPTALVGNTIYFPLDNNNIMEFLLDKHSLDLVEEVPYTYDQTIIMPTKDGCLGLAGVERFNFNLNLWSKVASIDGVVTWTHLRVIELEKILAPEAVSACMVGGIGAHAVGCAVDADVIFIDVYPSIYMIHLKSMKIEEVSKKRIGRQYVFHYTSFYTPGITIGGANDQVELLNNS comes from the exons ATGGAGGCACAGACAAGCTCGCCagcggccgccgccgcgccactTCCCCCGGACGATCTCCTTCGGGAGATATTCCTGCGCCTCCCGCCGGAGCCGATCCACCTCTTCCGCGCCTCCTTCGTCTGCAAGCACTGGCGCGGCCTCGTCCATGACGCCCGCTTCCTCCGCCGCTTCCATGATTTCCACGGCGGCACACCTCCCGTGCTCGGCTTCTTCAACCAGAAAGGGCCTCCCTTCTTCGTCCCCACCTCTGGCGGCTTCGCGCTCTCCACCGCCACGATGTCCCCAGATGACTGGTGGGCCCTCGACTGCCGCCACGGCCGCGCCCTCATTGAGAGCTGCCGCACTGGGATGCTGCTTGTCTGGGACCTCGTGACCGGCGACAAGCAGTACCTACCGCTCCCCGCGCAGGACTATGCTCAGTACAATGGCGTGGTTCTGTGCGCGGCCGGCCACGCCGACCACCGCGACTGCCATTTGTGCCCGTTTCTCGTGGTGTTCGTGTTCAGTGACGACAGGGATTTCATCACCTCCGCATGCGTCTTCTCGTCCGTGACCGGTGCCTGGGGTGAGATCACTTCGATTGTTATACCAGATGCATTAATTCTGCCAAAGCCGACGGCTCTGGTTGGAAACACGATCTACTTCCCGTTGGATAACAATAACATCATGGAGTTCCTTTTGGATAAGCATAGCTTGGATTTAGTTGAGGAGGTGCCATATACCTACGATCAGACTATCATCATGCCGACAAAGGATGGATGCCTCGGTTTAGCTGGAGTGGAACGATTCAATTTCAATCTTAATCTGTGGTCAAAGGTGGCGAGCATTGACGGGGTGGTGACATGGACACATCTAAGGGTCATTGAACTCGAAAAAATTCTTGCGCCTGAAGCGGTGTCAGCGTGTATGGTTGGAGGTATTGGAGCCCATGCAGTTGGTTGTGCGGTAGATGCGGATGTGATCTTCATCGATGTGTATCCTAGCATCTATATGATCCATCTCAAGTCCATGAAGATAGAGGAGGTGTCGAAGAAACGAATCGGCAGACAATATGTTTTTCATTACACAAGTTTCTACACTCCAG GAATTACCATTGGTGGTGCAAATGATCAAGTTGAACTGCTGAACAACAGTTGA